The DNA sequence ACAACAATGAGGCATAAAAGTGTCATCACAATATTTGCATAAGAATCAACCCAAATAAACATGTATTTACCCAATATAACTCAAACACTTGCAAATAACATATCCAAAATTACCTCTTTATGCTTTCCCTTTGCAGTTACTGACTTAGTCCTTTGTTTAAATTTGCGCATCTCTTGCTCCATCCTGGATGCTCTTTTCAGAGATGGGGGTTTGCCTTTTCCGCACACAATCCGTGGACTGAGTACAATTTTTTCACTTGCTATGTCAGTTATGTTCTTTGATGTACCACCAACATTGGAAGGGGGTTTGGGAATTGAAGGGGGTTATTGGGTGTCACCATATAACTCAATTATAGAATACAACTTTGCTGTTGCATCCTCAATATGCACTTTGGAACCCGCTGCATGTGTAATCATCAGATAACAGATATTCAATAGGCTTGAATATTTGTTACTATCTTCCTCCTGAGACCCTGTGTCATATGTACTGCTGATTAACGTGTATCTCCGTTTGATGTCCTTTCTCCATCGATTCAAAATGTATCTATCTTGCATAGTTTTTATCCCGTTACATTTGAATATGGCCAAGATATTCCTACATAGTATCCCCCTCATCTCGAATAACCCACATGAACACTTAACATCGCAGTCTTCCTCATTGAAGTCCACATAAAAGTTAACATGTTTAGTGAACTCCTCAACTAGCACTTCATCTTCTACCAGATAGGTCTTCTTCACACCATCTCGTCTAAGTAGAGATGGGTCCATATCGACTAGACCCATAACTTGCTCCTGCACTTCTCTGAATTTTGCATTCGTGTACAATTGTTGGAATCTCTTTTCGATTGGAGGTCTAGATATGCATGGAATTGTAACGCTAAAATATTGGAAGTCTGAGCTGATTTCAttctccattttctttctcaaggCATTGTCAAATTGGtcgacaaactctttcaagtttgtcTTCGCATGAACATATccgtcaaaaaatgcattcatgctctcgctccGTTGTGTTGTACTCATGCCAGCCCAAAAATATTCCTTTAGAAATACCGGTACCCAATGCGTGCGCTCAGCATACAAACTTTGCAACCACATATTCTCTTCCAAGTTGTACGCGCCAATTAACTCTTCCCAAGATTTCTCAAACTCTTCAATGGTTTAACTgtcatacacacatttcattAGCTAAGTTTTCAGGCCACTTTTGTAGGCACGATGGGAACCAAGCTTCTCGGAGACTTTTTTCAGAATATGCCACAGGCAAAATCTATGTTTGCTTTTTGgaaatataatagaaatagcatttttcattgctCTATCCTGGTCAGTAATAATAGCTGGCGGGgctataccatccatacactCTAGCCATGTCTGAAATAACTATGTAAAAGTCTCTATGTCCTCACTGGAAATTAACCCTGCTCCAAAGAGAATCGATTGCCCAtgatggtttacaccaacaaaggGTGCAAAGGGCATTCCATACCTGTTTGTTAGGTACGTGGTGTCAAACGTTACCACATCACCAAAATCTTAATAAGCTGCCCTACTGCGTAGATCTGCCCAAAATACATTCTTCAACCTCCCATCatcatctaaatccatcaagGCAAAGAATCCAGGATTCTTGTATTGCATCCTTGCAAAATAGTCTCGAAGCGCTCTAGCACCACCTGCTCCAAGTCGTAAATGTCTTGCCTTGTCGATGTAGTTAC is a window from the Carya illinoinensis cultivar Pawnee chromosome 14, C.illinoinensisPawnee_v1, whole genome shotgun sequence genome containing:
- the LOC122293764 gene encoding protein FAR-RED ELONGATED HYPOCOTYL 3-like, which produces MNAFFDGYVHAKTNLKEFVDQFDNALRKKMENEISSDFQYFSVTIPCISRPPIEKRFQQLYTNAKFREVQEQVMGLVDMDPSLLRRDGVKKTYLVEDEVLVEEFTKHVNFYVDFNEEDCDVKCSCGLFEMRGILCRNILAIFKCNGIKTMQDRYILNRWRKDIKRRYTLISSTYDTGSQEEDSNKYSSLLNICYLMITHAAGSKVHIEDATAKLYSIIELYGDTQ